A single window of Kitasatospora sp. HUAS MG31 DNA harbors:
- the mutA gene encoding methylmalonyl-CoA mutase small subunit encodes MTVQPEGLPLAAEFPDATREQWQRLVEGVLRKSGAQDVTGEQAEDALSTQLQDGLRARPLYTAEDAPADAGLPGFPPYVRGGRPQGAAESGWDVRQLHADPDPRRANEAVLADLENGGSSLWLRLGAAGLPVAALPEALTGVYLDLAAVVLDAGAEFRPAAERLFALLAERGVSAEAASGNLGADPLGLLARTGDDAATEALLADAAALAAETDRTYPNVRALVVDALPYHEAGASAAQELGCSLATGVAYLRALTGAGLPVDAAAGQLEFRYAATEDQFLTIAKFRAARRLWARVAEVCGVAPAAAAQRQHAVTSSVMMTARDPWVNMLRTTVACLAAGVGGAEAVTVLPFDEAVGLPDAFARRIARNTQAILLEESHLARVVDPAGGSWYVERLTEELAQAAWAWFQTVEAAGGQRAALTSGLVGRTVAETWATRSTALAKRREPVTGVSEFPNLAEQPLVRESAPAPLGGGLPRVRRGEAYEALRDRSDAHLATTGARPRLFLAAIGTAAAYTARSTFAANLFQAGGIETVSAEGVDPAALAEAFTASGAPVACLCSSDGLYEEHAEAVAKALKAAGAAEVLLAGRPGGRREAYERAGVDAFVFAGGDAVAVLTSLLDTIGVAR; translated from the coding sequence ATGACGGTCCAGCCCGAAGGGCTTCCTCTGGCCGCCGAGTTCCCGGATGCGACCCGCGAGCAGTGGCAGCGCCTTGTCGAAGGCGTGCTGCGCAAGTCGGGTGCGCAGGACGTGACCGGCGAGCAGGCAGAGGACGCGCTCTCCACTCAGCTCCAGGACGGCCTCCGCGCCCGTCCGCTGTACACCGCCGAGGACGCCCCGGCCGACGCCGGCCTGCCCGGCTTCCCGCCGTACGTCCGGGGCGGCCGCCCGCAGGGCGCGGCCGAGTCCGGCTGGGACGTACGGCAGCTCCACGCCGACCCGGACCCGCGCCGGGCCAACGAGGCCGTACTGGCCGACCTGGAGAACGGCGGCAGCTCGCTGTGGCTGCGGCTCGGCGCGGCGGGCCTGCCCGTCGCGGCGCTGCCCGAGGCCCTGACCGGCGTGTACCTCGACCTGGCCGCCGTGGTGCTGGACGCCGGTGCCGAATTCCGGCCCGCCGCCGAGCGGTTGTTCGCGCTGCTGGCCGAGCGCGGGGTGTCCGCCGAGGCCGCCTCGGGCAACCTGGGCGCCGACCCGCTGGGCCTGCTCGCCCGGACCGGCGACGACGCCGCCACCGAGGCGCTGCTCGCGGACGCCGCCGCGCTGGCCGCCGAGACCGACCGGACGTACCCGAACGTCCGCGCCCTGGTGGTGGACGCGCTGCCGTACCACGAGGCCGGCGCCTCGGCCGCGCAGGAGCTGGGCTGCTCGCTGGCCACCGGTGTCGCCTACCTGCGCGCGCTGACCGGGGCCGGCCTGCCGGTGGACGCGGCCGCCGGTCAGCTGGAGTTCCGTTACGCCGCCACCGAGGACCAGTTCCTCACCATCGCCAAGTTCCGTGCCGCCCGCCGTCTCTGGGCCCGGGTGGCCGAGGTCTGCGGGGTCGCGCCGGCCGCGGCCGCGCAGCGCCAGCACGCGGTGACCTCCAGCGTGATGATGACCGCCCGCGACCCGTGGGTGAACATGCTGCGCACCACGGTGGCCTGCCTGGCCGCCGGGGTCGGCGGCGCCGAGGCCGTCACCGTGCTGCCCTTCGACGAGGCCGTCGGCCTGCCGGACGCCTTCGCCCGCCGGATCGCCCGCAACACCCAGGCGATCCTGCTGGAGGAGTCGCACCTGGCCCGGGTCGTGGACCCGGCCGGCGGCTCCTGGTACGTGGAGCGGCTCACCGAGGAACTCGCGCAGGCCGCCTGGGCCTGGTTCCAGACCGTCGAGGCGGCCGGCGGCCAGCGGGCCGCGCTGACCTCCGGGCTGGTCGGCCGGACCGTCGCCGAGACCTGGGCCACCCGCTCGACGGCGCTGGCCAAGCGCCGCGAACCGGTCACCGGCGTCAGCGAGTTCCCGAACCTGGCCGAGCAGCCGCTGGTCCGCGAGAGCGCCCCCGCCCCGCTCGGCGGCGGCCTGCCGCGGGTGCGCCGCGGTGAGGCGTACGAGGCGCTGCGGGACCGCTCGGACGCGCACCTGGCGACCACCGGCGCCCGTCCGCGGCTGTTCCTGGCAGCGATCGGCACGGCGGCGGCGTACACCGCGCGGTCGACCTTCGCCGCCAACCTGTTCCAGGCCGGCGGCATCGAGACCGTCTCCGCCGAGGGCGTCGACCCGGCCGCGCTGGCCGAGGCGTTCACCGCGAGCGGTGCCCCGGTGGCCTGCCTGTGCTCCAGCGACGGCCTGTACGAGGAGCACGCCGAGGCGGTCGCCAAGGCGCTGAAGGCGGCCGGTGCCGCCGAGGTGCTGCTGGCCGGCCGGCCCGGCGGGCGGCGCGAGGCCTACGAGCGGGCGGGAGTGGACGCGTTCGTCTTCGCGGGCGGCGACGCGGTCGCCGTCCTCACCTCCCTCCTCGACACGATCGGAGTGGCGCGATGA